The following are encoded in a window of Roseimaritima ulvae genomic DNA:
- a CDS encoding nuclease-related domain-containing protein codes for MGAILSWFAVFLGPVLVCLLGMLPLLVCVAYWRRLQSQKTRQNPLTRKLLRSPGHSLRKKIDDLDIEVDAILSAWILLPPLLCLVHVSDSYFRGTPESADRVVMGMFAAIGISLVIGRTLFKRFDELRQFKLGLEGELATGQELDQLMLEGCRVFHDIPFPYGNIDHVVVSRSGVFTVNTKMRGKPKEGEGKAEIVVDHEKDEIRFPDFKWRIPNRQLETEARWLSQHLSAAMGETIIAEPVLALPGWYISNRIGRGNVFVINPVKPKRFFVHSRQVLSDTRVSQLAHHLEQLCRDVQPSFREDPSWETPPSS; via the coding sequence TGAGCTGGTTCGCGGTTTTTTTAGGCCCGGTGTTGGTGTGTCTGCTGGGCATGTTGCCATTGTTGGTTTGTGTCGCCTATTGGCGTCGACTGCAGTCACAGAAGACTCGCCAGAACCCTCTAACGCGGAAACTGTTACGCAGCCCCGGTCATTCACTGCGCAAAAAAATTGATGATCTTGATATCGAAGTGGATGCGATACTCTCCGCATGGATCTTGCTTCCTCCGCTCCTCTGTCTGGTACATGTGTCGGATTCGTATTTTCGTGGAACTCCTGAAAGCGCCGATCGAGTCGTCATGGGTATGTTCGCTGCAATTGGCATTTCCCTGGTGATTGGTCGCACGCTTTTCAAAAGATTCGACGAGCTGCGCCAGTTCAAGCTTGGGCTGGAGGGTGAACTGGCGACGGGCCAAGAGCTAGACCAGTTGATGCTAGAGGGGTGTAGAGTGTTCCATGACATCCCATTTCCATACGGCAACATTGACCATGTCGTGGTCAGTCGCAGCGGCGTGTTTACTGTCAATACGAAGATGCGAGGCAAGCCGAAGGAAGGGGAAGGGAAGGCAGAGATCGTTGTGGATCACGAGAAAGACGAGATCCGATTCCCTGACTTCAAATGGCGAATTCCCAACAGGCAACTTGAAACGGAAGCTCGTTGGCTCTCGCAGCACCTGTCTGCGGCAATGGGTGAGACCATCATAGCTGAGCCCGTCTTGGCTCTTCCCGGCTGGTACATCTCGAACCGAATCGGCCGCGGCAACGTGTTCGTCATCAATCCGGTCAAACCCAAGCGGTTCTTCGTCCATTCGAGGCAGGTGCTCTCAGATACACGCGTCAGCCAATTGGCCCATCATTTGGAGCAATTGTGCCGCGATGTGCAGCCCTCATTCCGCGAAGATCCAAGCTGGGAAACACCTCCTTCAAGCTGA
- a CDS encoding choice-of-anchor Q domain-containing protein: protein MLGPLQNNGGPTATHALLPGSPAINAGTATAAPLTDQRGVTRDAVPDLGAFEVRSTAVVGAANTVTVAGNQITIDVFVENFGTQVAGNLMLVNDLDNTFGAGNFVLASAPVLVSDPGTLTLNPAYDGSGTTELLSAGSTLQSGGTAQIRIVVTLSTITDQGRGFGVYSNQSAVTSTGPGSVTSIDRSDSGSDPDPNGNGVPSEAGEDDATEFSVADITAPTVDIEINGGDAQRSMVSEITVRFSEVVSVDANSFSVQNTTTNTSFVPTVASQIVDGKTVTTLTFSGPEIIGGSLPDGNYTLNVIDTQVTDTSGNILDGDGDGRAGVSATDDFFRLFGDADGDRDVDRRDYWFLLQTYARGIGDTGFNSALDFDGDGEVDIHDFQSFQSNYRRILHP, encoded by the coding sequence TTGCTGGGCCCGCTGCAGAACAACGGCGGTCCGACCGCGACGCATGCCCTGCTGCCCGGTTCGCCCGCCATCAACGCCGGCACAGCCACCGCCGCTCCCCTGACGGATCAGCGTGGCGTGACCCGCGATGCCGTGCCCGACTTGGGGGCCTTCGAGGTCCGCAGCACGGCAGTTGTGGGTGCAGCAAACACGGTGACGGTCGCAGGAAATCAGATCACGATCGACGTGTTCGTCGAGAACTTCGGCACGCAAGTGGCCGGCAATCTGATGCTGGTAAACGATCTGGACAACACGTTTGGCGCGGGCAACTTCGTGCTCGCATCGGCTCCCGTACTGGTCAGCGATCCCGGCACTTTGACATTAAACCCGGCGTATGACGGAAGCGGCACCACCGAACTCCTGTCCGCAGGCAGCACACTTCAGTCGGGCGGGACAGCGCAGATTCGGATCGTTGTGACGCTCTCGACCATCACGGATCAAGGTCGCGGATTCGGCGTTTACTCGAATCAGTCTGCCGTGACGTCAACGGGTCCCGGCAGCGTGACCTCTATCGATCGGTCTGACTCGGGATCCGATCCCGACCCGAACGGCAATGGCGTGCCTTCGGAAGCCGGCGAAGATGATGCGACCGAGTTCAGCGTCGCCGACATCACTGCTCCAACTGTCGACATCGAGATCAACGGTGGTGATGCTCAGCGCAGCATGGTCTCCGAAATCACGGTTCGTTTCAGCGAGGTCGTCTCGGTGGACGCCAATTCGTTCTCGGTGCAGAACACGACAACGAACACGTCGTTCGTGCCCACGGTGGCCTCACAAATTGTGGATGGAAAAACGGTCACCACATTAACCTTTAGCGGACCAGAGATCATTGGCGGGTCCCTGCCGGACGGGAACTACACCCTGAACGTCATCGACACTCAGGTCACGGACACTTCTGGCAACATTCTGGACGGTGACGGGGACGGTCGGGCGGGCGTCTCTGCCACCGACGATTTCTTCCGGCTCTTCGGTGACGCAGACGGAGACCGGGACGTTGACCGTCGAGACTACTGGTTCCTGCTGCAAACCTACGCCCGCGGCATCGGCGACACAGGGTTCAATTCTGCGTTGGACTTTGACGGCGACGGAGAAGTCGACATCCACGACTTCCAGTCATTTCAATCCAACTATCGCCGGATCCTTCATCCATGA